The DNA window TCTCTACAGGTAAAACTCCTCTCTGTGCTGGACGATAAAGAGTTTTATCCTGTGGGCGGCATTAAAAAGGTTCAGGTTGACGTTCGTATTATTGCCGCAACCCATCGATCTCTTAGAGAACTTGTCAGGTTGGGTGAGTTCAGGGAAGATCTTTTCTACCGACTCAATGTTCTTCGTATGCATTTGCCGCCGCTACGTGAACGGGAGGGGGATATCCGCCTGCTGCTGGACTATTTTCTGCGTGAATTTAATGCTGGCTTGAGTAAAAATATTAAAGGGTATGCCAGTGACTCTATCAAACTTTTGACATGTTATGCCTATCCAGGCAATGTGCGGGAGCTGCGTAATATTGTTGAGTATGCAGTAAATATTTGTCAGGGTGAAAAAATTAAGCAGCAAAATTTACCCAAATATCTGTTTGAGACTATAGCTAAGCAAAAACAACTTAAACAGGAAGAAAAGATTTTTGAGACTGATGAACCGCGTGAACCCTCCGCAAAAGCAGGCCTTAAAAAAAATCTTGGGCTGGCAGATAACGATGTCGAGGGCTGGGGTGTAGTTGAAAAAGAGATGATCATTGAAGCTATGAAAAAAGCCGGGGGGAGACGCTCCAAGGCTGCGCAATTGTTAGGCTGTGGGCGAACGACCCTCTGGCGGAAACTTAACCGGTATAGCTTATCCTGACCGGACAATGTGGAAAGCAGGTTTAATGAAAATCCTTATTACCATACGGGAAGAGAATGTGGCTCCTCGCTTTGATCTGACCTTGGAGGTGCTGATAGTAGAACTTGAAGATCAACAGGTTATGGGTACTCCCAGGACTATGCTGATGAGTCGATCGTCTTCCGAAGAATTGTGTGCGCTTATTATCAAAGAAGGCATCAATACCGTTATTTGTGGTGGTATCGAAGAGAGCCATCTGCAATATCTTGACTGGAAAAAAATCAAAGTTATTGATTCGGTTATAGGTCCATATTCTGAGGCTTTGAAGGCTGTTAATACCGGACTCCTCAAGCCCGGCGTTATTTTGCCAGGCGCCAGACGATGGAGTGCAGTGAAATGAGCGTCTTTGTTCACAAATTAAGGCGATTCTTAAACGCACTGGTGCTGGCGTCTGTTAAAGGTCAAGGTAGAGGATATAGGGGCTTTCGCTTCGTGCTCTATGGGGCAATGTTTGTTATTTTTTTTACTCCACTTGTCGTTGCAACCGGTCTGAGTTCTTTTGAATACAAGAACCTTTTGGAAAAAGAGGAGCAGGAACAACTTCTCTGGCACACCCAGGGCGCTCAAAAAACAATTGAGGCATTTGTTCACGAACTGCAATCCGTGGTAAAGTTTGTTTCCAGGGATTACAGCTACGAAAAGCTCCTTGAAAAAGACAATGTCAGTCGGCTTTTTGCTCACCTGAAAAATCAATACCCTGGATTTGTCGATCTTGGCGTAATTGCCCCCAACGGAATACAAGAAAGATACGCAGGGCCTTTCCAATTGAAAGGATATGACTACAATGATCAGGATTGGTACGTAAAGGTTCTTTCTCGGCGGCTTTTTATCAGTGAAGTTTTTATGGGTTACAGAAAGCTGCCCCATTTTGTTATCGCAGTGAGTAACAAAATGCCTGATAAGGAGGAATATTGGGTGTTACGCCTTAGTATTGACTATGAAACCCTGCAAAATTATGTTTCAACTATCAGCACCAAGGCTTCACAAGACATTTTTCTGGTCAACAGCCTGGGAGTGCTGCAAACCAGGTCAAGCATATTCGGCGTGATACTTGAAAAAAGTCTATTTTTTACCATGCCTCGAAAGGGTGAAATCAACATTCGTGCCGCAGAACATAAGGGCACCAAGTACTTAAAGTCGTATGTTCATATTAAAAATAGTCCATGGATACTGGTTATAGTCAAAGAAGCGTATACCTATGGTGAAAAATGGTCTGCGTTCCGCCTGCGACAGCGCATGATTGTCTTGGGTTGTACGCTGCTGGCACTGGTGGTTATTGTGCCGCTGGTTAACACGATTACCAATCGGCTGCGTGAGGCAGATGAAAAGCGAAACCTGGCTATGACTGAGGCGGAGCATACAGACAAGCTGGCATCCATAGGCAGACTTGCTGCAGGTGTGGGTCACGAAATTAATAATCCCCTGGCGATTATTGATCAAAAATCAGGTTTGATGACGGATCTTCTGGCTTTTTCAGAAGAGTTTAAACATAAAGAAAAACTGATCCAATCCATTAACGGAATCCAGAAGGCAGTTGAGCGCTGCAAGGTGATTACTCACCGACTTTTAGGGTTTGCCAGGAGAATGGATGTGGTTTTTGAACAGATAGATATCAACGATCTGCTCCGGGAGGTACTGGGATTTCTCGAAAGGGAGGCCATTTATAATCGTATTCACTTTGAACTGGTTTTTGCCGACGACCTACCCATGGTGTTCAGTGATCGTGGGCAGCTTCAGCAGATATTTCTAAATATTACGAATAATGCAATTGATGCTATAGGCATGGACGGTGAGGTGGTGATTGCCACCTCACTGAGCGATGAAGGCCTTGTTGATGTGTGTATAAAAGATACTGGGCCCGGCATGTCTTCTGAGCTGATGAAACGGATATTTGATCCTTTCTTTACCACCAAAGAGGCGGGTATGGGTACCGGACTGGGGCTTTCTATAACCTATGGTCTAGTCAAAAAACTTGGTGGAAATATTTCAGTTGATTCGGAAGTTGGTCGGGGGTCAACGTTTAATGTAAGCTTGCCAGTAAATGATACTCGCCAAAGGGGGGCGTTTTAGTGGATGAGATAAAGGTACTCATAGTTGACGATGAAGTCGATTTTGCTTCTGCGCTGGCGGAAAGGCTGGAGCTGCGGGGGTATTTGCCTGGAACCGTTAATTGTGGCAAGGATGCGTTGGCGGTAATTGAGGCTAAATCCTTTCCAGATGTAATTCTTTTGGATCTGAAGATGCTGGATATGAGTGGCTTTGAAGTCCTGGTTAAGGTGAAAGAAAAAGATCCATCCATCGAGGTTATTATGCTGACGGGCCATGGATCGGCCTCCAGCGGTTCTGACAGTATAGAAAAGGGCGCCTTTGATTTTATCATGAAGCCGGTAGACCTTGCGGAGTTAGAGGAAAAAATAAAGCAGGCCTATCAAAAAAGAGTATTGGCTCTTAAATAGCTGTTAGCTTTGAGACTTTAGCTGTTTGCTAAAATAAATACCTTTGAGGTGTTTTGCAATGGATGAGACTATGGAAAATCGCCTACGGGAAAGCCAACTGTTCTGTATTGGGAAATTGCTGGCAAGTTATACCCACGAACTTAAAAATCACTTAGCCATTATTAATGAGTCGAGTGGCTTGATGGGTGATTTGCTTGAGATGACCATGGATGAGGAGGATAAGACCTGCCAGAGGTTTAAGAAAATTATCGGCACAATCGGCGAACGGATAGCCCAGGCCAATACGATGGCCAAGTATTTGAACAGTTTTGGTCATCGCATGGATGTGCCATTGTCAAATTTTAATGTGAACGATCTCTTAACTGAAGAACTTGCCCTTATTGATCGGGGTGCCGGGACTAAAAAGGTGGAGATAAAAAGAGATCTTGAGGCTCAATTGCCATCAGTGTTAAACAATGCTTCTCTGTTGCAATTTGTTGTGTTTATCCTTGTTCAGGAGCTTATTGAGAAGTTCGCCGATGGCGGGGTTATTGAGATTAGGTCTCATGAGCAAGACCAAAAGATTCAAGTGCGGATGACGGCCATGGGTCAAATGGGGCGGACGACAGGGGATGCTGGTTTTGGACAGATTGACGAGGTGCTGCAATTTGTTGTTGCCAAAATGGCAGTTGGTTTTATTCGTAAGCCTCCAGAGGCGGAGACGATCGAGATTATTTTGACCATTCCATTGGTTCCTTTTTTGGGCTAATATCACGACAAACAAATATTCTTTGATTTTATTTATTATTTGGGGTTGAAACCTTCAGGAAGTAAAGGTAAAGGAATCTCATGAAGATTCGCACCTCTATCTAGTGGTTGTGGTCGTAAGAACAAGACTAATGCGGAAACAGTTTTACTTTTCATAGTGAAGGAACGAAACATTTTTATGTCTCATTTTTTGATGTTTTTATTGATGATGCTTCTCTGGGTTCTCATGTCAGGGAAGTTTGATGTGTTTCATCTGACGCTGGGCGTAATCTCATCGGTCATTGTATCCTTGATTTCAACCGACCTTCTCTTTCTGGAGAAGGGGAAATCTGTGGGGGCACGATTGGTTGAAGCCTGGCGGTTTGCTCTGTACGCCTGTTGGCTGGTCTGGCAGATCATTCTTGCTAATTTCCACGTCACCTATCTGGCACTGTCTCCAAAACCGATCAGAGAGACCCTTTCGCCGCGCATTTTTAATTTTAAGACAACGCTACAGACTGATTTTGCCCGATTTGTTCTGGCAAACTCCATAACCCTGACTCCGGGAACCGTTACAATTCGTATTCATGGGGATATTTTTTATATTCACGCGATCACTGAAAAGGCGGCTGGTGATCTGGCTGGTGAATCGATCAGTGACATGGAGCGTCGCGTGGCATGGGTTTTTGAAAACAGCGAGAAACAGAAAAACTAATGGAAAAATTTATTATTTGTGTAGGCATGGCCCTGATTTTCTTAATGTTGGTCACCTTGGTTCGGGTCATTTTGGGGCCCTCAACGATTGATCGGCTTGTTGGGGTTAATTTGATCGGTACAAAGTCTACTATTCTCATCATCATAATGGGGACGCTGCTTGGTCGTGTTGATATGTATGTGGATATTGCCCTGGCCTACGCCTTATTAAATTTTATTACATCGTTAGCCTCGGCTCGTTATTTTCAGAGAAGCCGTGTTGTGCCTGCTGATGAGCCCGAAGATCAGGAAGGAGTGTCATGTTAGATAGCATCGTTGTGATTTTACTCAGTCTGGGTGTCGTGTTTTTTATGGGAACGGTTAATGGTTTGTTGCGCTTTCCTGATTTTTACACCAGGATGCATGCCGCTGGCAAAGGTGACACGCTCTCCTCAATCCTCATCCTGTTGGGCTTGGCACTCTTTACCTTTCATCACCCATCTGTTGCGGCATATCTGACTGGATTTAAGATTATATTTATTGCTGTTCTCGTTTTTATTGCCAGTCCGACGGCAACCCACGCTCTGATGGATGCCGGCTATGAGGCAGGAATTGAACCTTGGGCCGGTGAGTCTGATGATAACGGAGAGGAGTGCCGATGAGCTGGGATTCGAGTCTGTTATGGCAGTTTGATTTTCTTATCCTGCTAATGGTAATTATCTGTGCCGTTGCCGCCCTCACCTTTAAAGATCTGATTACCTGTGCGGTGGTCTTTGGTGCCTACTCGTTCTTTATGTGTCTGCTGTGGACGGAGATGCTGGCAGTTGATGTGGCTTTTACCGAGGCTGCGGTAGGCGCAGGGGTAAGTACGGTTCTCTTTCTCGGTACCGCGCTTCACATAAGAAGGAGGGCTAAAGATTGAAAGTAGTTAGCCTTGTTCTCACACTTGCCCTGGGCGCTTTGCTGCTTCTGGCAACAGAAGATCTGCCTAACTGGGGAGATTCTGATTCACCTGCCAGCTTGCATCTGTCCAATTACTATATCGAAAATTCCATGGAACAGACCTCTGTTCCGAATCTTGTTACGTCAGTGCTGGCCGACTATCGCAGCTATGATACCATGTTTGAGACAACGGTTATTTTCTGTGCCGGGATTACCGTCTTGACAATTTTGAGACGCAGCCATCGTAAAAAGAAAAAAGAGGTTAAACCCAGACCGAAAGGTCAAGACCATGATTTGATTTTGATCTCAGCAGCACGGATGATTGCCCCGATGATGCAGCTGTTTGCTCTGTATGTAGTTGCCCATGGCCATCACAGTCCAGGGGGTGGGTTCCAGGGTGGGGTTATCTTTGGCGCCAGTTTTATTCTGCTCGCTTTAGCGTATGATTTAGAAACGGTTTTGGCTCGCCTCAAAGAGCGGTCGGTTTTAATCATGAGTGGTATAGGTGTGGCGATTTACGTCGGTATCGGCACAATATGCCTGGTTCTGGGCGGTAATTTTCTTGATTATGGCGCCTGGAGTAAAGTTCTAGGTGTGTCGGTGGTGGAAGCCCATTCCCATGGCATGCTTGGCGTTGAAATTGGCGTTGCGATAACGGTTATGTTCATCATGTTTTCTCTTTACGCTGACCTCTCTTCCGGCGGCGAGATGGATGAGGGTCTGTAAATGGATGAGTTGATCACCGCCATAATCGGCAAGTACAATTACTGGGCCTTTTTGATTTTGCTGCTTATTGGCCTGCATGCCATGATCAGTAAGAACAATCTCGTCAAAAAAGTGATTGGCATGTCCATTTTTCAGTCTGCGATTATTTTGTTTTATGTCTCTATTGGCTATAAAAAAGGCGCTTCAATTCCGATCTTGTCCCATGGTCACGGTCCGGAACCAATCCATCAAACCGCCGCTCAGATAGTTGCCGGCATTGCCAACCCGCTTCCCCATGTACTGATGCTCACGGCCATCGTTGTCGGCGTGAGTACGTTGGGGGTTGCTCTGGCAATTATTCAAAAGATCAATCGGGTTTATGATACCATCGAAGAAGACGAGATTTTGGAGAAGATTAAGGAATGTTAAAGGCTCAGCTCCCTATCCTCATTCTGGCGGTTCCGCTGCTGACCTCCTTTGCCATTGCCATCTTTTCCCGCAAAAGCAACGGGTTGGCCTATCTGCTGGTTGTTTTGGCCACGGGTGTATCGTTTGTTTGTTCGCTGGGTGTCTTGCAGCAGGTTCTGGAGACCGGAGAGGTGATTCACTACTTTCTCGGCAATTGGCAACCCCCTTACGGCATCGAACTGGTGATTGATCATCTCAACGCCATGGTGCTTGCCGTTGTTTCCGGGGCCGCATTTTTGACGGCGATTTACTCAAAACATACCGTTCTCGCGGAGGTGCCGGACAGATTCTCAGGAGAAAAAATTCCTGAGCGAGTGCCAAACTATTATACCTTGTACGCCCTCTTGGTGACCGGACTGCTGGGCATCGTCGCTACAGGAGATGCCTTTAATCTTTACGTTCTTCTGGAAATTTCGGCGCTCTCGTCCTATGCGTTGTTGACCTTAGGTCGCGGTCGGGCCTATTACGCCACCTTCAAATACCTGATTATGGGGACAATCGGGGCCTGTCTCTACCTGCTTGGGGTTGGCTACCTGTATATTAAAACGGGTTCGCTGAATATGGCGGATTTGAAAGGTATTTTGAGTAGCCCAGTTCTTATGGAATCCCCGACTATAAAAATCGGTTTTATGCTGATCATTGTCGGTATCTGGGTGAAAATGGCTTTCTTCCCCTTACATGGCTGGCTGCCCAATGCCTACACCTACGCCTCAAATACCACCTCCTGCCTGGTTGCACCATTGATGACAAAGGTTTCTGTCTACATGATGATCCGCCTGATGTTTTCGGTTTTTAGCGCCCAATATATCTTTGAGGTATTGGGCTGGCAGGATGCAGTGGTCTGGTTGGCGGCGGCGGCAATTCTTTTTGGCTCGATTTCTGCCCTTGGTCAGGACAATATGAAACGGATGCTCACCTACATCGTTGTTGCCGAGGTTGGCTATATGGTGGGTGGAACATGGCTGGCCAATGCCAATGGTTTAACTGGTGCAACCTATCATATCTTAAGTGATGCCATGATGACCCTGTGTCTGTTCATGGCTGTGGGGGCGGTGATCTATAAAACCGGTAATCCCTCCCGGAACTCAATGCGGGGTATATTTAGGAAAATGCCAATAACCTCGGTGGTTTTTCTTATTGGCGCCTTTGCCATGATCGGTATTCCGCCAACCTGCGGCTTCTT is part of the Desulfobulbaceae bacterium genome and encodes:
- a CDS encoding monovalent cation/H+ antiporter subunit D family protein, giving the protein MLKAQLPILILAVPLLTSFAIAIFSRKSNGLAYLLVVLATGVSFVCSLGVLQQVLETGEVIHYFLGNWQPPYGIELVIDHLNAMVLAVVSGAAFLTAIYSKHTVLAEVPDRFSGEKIPERVPNYYTLYALLVTGLLGIVATGDAFNLYVLLEISALSSYALLTLGRGRAYYATFKYLIMGTIGACLYLLGVGYLYIKTGSLNMADLKGILSSPVLMESPTIKIGFMLIIVGIWVKMAFFPLHGWLPNAYTYASNTTSCLVAPLMTKVSVYMMIRLMFSVFSAQYIFEVLGWQDAVVWLAAAAILFGSISALGQDNMKRMLTYIVVAEVGYMVGGTWLANANGLTGATYHILSDAMMTLCLFMAVGAVIYKTGNPSRNSMRGIFRKMPITSVVFLIGAFAMIGIPPTCGFFSKWYLVSGAIEANHWGFAAALLISSLINAVIFFRIIEIGYFPKFDDQENSSAHHEHTDVAISEVPLSMLFPMVLTALSLIAIGVYSNEIITGLVSRTIPAGLL
- a CDS encoding HAMP domain-containing histidine kinase; translated protein: MDETMENRLRESQLFCIGKLLASYTHELKNHLAIINESSGLMGDLLEMTMDEEDKTCQRFKKIIGTIGERIAQANTMAKYLNSFGHRMDVPLSNFNVNDLLTEELALIDRGAGTKKVEIKRDLEAQLPSVLNNASLLQFVVFILVQELIEKFADGGVIEIRSHEQDQKIQVRMTAMGQMGRTTGDAGFGQIDEVLQFVVAKMAVGFIRKPPEAETIEIILTIPLVPFLG
- a CDS encoding response regulator, producing MKVLIVDDEVDFASALAERLELRGYLPGTVNCGKDALAVIEAKSFPDVILLDLKMLDMSGFEVLVKVKEKDPSIEVIMLTGHGSASSGSDSIEKGAFDFIMKPVDLAELEEKIKQAYQKRVLALK
- a CDS encoding pH regulation protein F, with product MEKFIICVGMALIFLMLVTLVRVILGPSTIDRLVGVNLIGTKSTILIIIMGTLLGRVDMYVDIALAYALLNFITSLASARYFQRSRVVPADEPEDQEGVSC
- a CDS encoding Na+/H+ antiporter subunit E, yielding MSHFLMFLLMMLLWVLMSGKFDVFHLTLGVISSVIVSLISTDLLFLEKGKSVGARLVEAWRFALYACWLVWQIILANFHVTYLALSPKPIRETLSPRIFNFKTTLQTDFARFVLANSITLTPGTVTIRIHGDIFYIHAITEKAAGDLAGESISDMERRVAWVFENSEKQKN
- a CDS encoding DUF4040 domain-containing protein encodes the protein MSWDSSLLWQFDFLILLMVIICAVAALTFKDLITCAVVFGAYSFFMCLLWTEMLAVDVAFTEAAVGAGVSTVLFLGTALHIRRRAKD
- a CDS encoding monovalent cation/H(+) antiporter subunit G → MLDSIVVILLSLGVVFFMGTVNGLLRFPDFYTRMHAAGKGDTLSSILILLGLALFTFHHPSVAAYLTGFKIIFIAVLVFIASPTATHALMDAGYEAGIEPWAGESDDNGEECR
- a CDS encoding sodium:proton antiporter — protein: MKVVSLVLTLALGALLLLATEDLPNWGDSDSPASLHLSNYYIENSMEQTSVPNLVTSVLADYRSYDTMFETTVIFCAGITVLTILRRSHRKKKKEVKPRPKGQDHDLILISAARMIAPMMQLFALYVVAHGHHSPGGGFQGGVIFGASFILLALAYDLETVLARLKERSVLIMSGIGVAIYVGIGTICLVLGGNFLDYGAWSKVLGVSVVEAHSHGMLGVEIGVAITVMFIMFSLYADLSSGGEMDEGL
- a CDS encoding two-component sensor histidine kinase; its protein translation is MSVFVHKLRRFLNALVLASVKGQGRGYRGFRFVLYGAMFVIFFTPLVVATGLSSFEYKNLLEKEEQEQLLWHTQGAQKTIEAFVHELQSVVKFVSRDYSYEKLLEKDNVSRLFAHLKNQYPGFVDLGVIAPNGIQERYAGPFQLKGYDYNDQDWYVKVLSRRLFISEVFMGYRKLPHFVIAVSNKMPDKEEYWVLRLSIDYETLQNYVSTISTKASQDIFLVNSLGVLQTRSSIFGVILEKSLFFTMPRKGEINIRAAEHKGTKYLKSYVHIKNSPWILVIVKEAYTYGEKWSAFRLRQRMIVLGCTLLALVVIVPLVNTITNRLREADEKRNLAMTEAEHTDKLASIGRLAAGVGHEINNPLAIIDQKSGLMTDLLAFSEEFKHKEKLIQSINGIQKAVERCKVITHRLLGFARRMDVVFEQIDINDLLREVLGFLEREAIYNRIHFELVFADDLPMVFSDRGQLQQIFLNITNNAIDAIGMDGEVVIATSLSDEGLVDVCIKDTGPGMSSELMKRIFDPFFTTKEAGMGTGLGLSITYGLVKKLGGNISVDSEVGRGSTFNVSLPVNDTRQRGAF
- a CDS encoding cation:proton antiporter subunit C encodes the protein MDELITAIIGKYNYWAFLILLLIGLHAMISKNNLVKKVIGMSIFQSAIILFYVSIGYKKGASIPILSHGHGPEPIHQTAAQIVAGIANPLPHVLMLTAIVVGVSTLGVALAIIQKINRVYDTIEEDEILEKIKEC